The Natronogracilivirga saccharolytica genome includes a window with the following:
- a CDS encoding metallophosphoesterase, whose amino-acid sequence MKIGILSDTHDHVPHITRAMSLFRKEDIRHLLHAGDFCSPFTIPLFKGYEMDAVFGNNDGDHFRLIGKFRENGLSIHNEFFQTERDGCRIALYHGTRPEITDALGRCGTYDLVISGHTHTVVNERIGSTLMLNPGSAHGFDSQATVAVFDTETREAVIHSL is encoded by the coding sequence ATGAAAATCGGCATATTATCAGACACTCACGATCATGTTCCCCACATAACCAGGGCAATGTCCCTCTTCAGAAAAGAGGACATCCGGCATCTGCTGCATGCCGGTGATTTTTGCAGTCCGTTTACTATACCGCTGTTCAAAGGATATGAAATGGACGCCGTTTTCGGCAATAATGACGGGGATCATTTCAGACTGATAGGAAAGTTCCGTGAAAACGGGCTCTCCATCCACAACGAGTTTTTCCAGACCGAACGTGATGGATGCCGGATTGCCCTGTACCACGGCACGCGTCCGGAAATTACCGACGCGCTGGGCCGGTGCGGAACGTATGACCTGGTCATCAGCGGGCATACCCACACGGTAGTAAATGAGCGGATCGGCAGCACACTCATGCTGAACCCGGGCTCGGCCCACGGTTTTGACAGCCAGGCCACAGTCGCGGTTTTTGACACCGAAACGCGGGAAGCGGTTATTCACTCCCTGTGA
- a CDS encoding isocitrate/isopropylmalate dehydrogenase family protein: MHNIVLIKGDGIGPEITESVLKILEAAKIEINWIPASAGMEAYESSGNPLPDETVALIDKHKIALKGPLTTPVGSGFRSVNVALRQRFHLFCNMRPARTLPGVPSRFGNVDLITFRENTQGMYIGQERYVEGDQNRAESIAVITREASERIIRSAFEYARKYRRRKVTLVHKANILKYTTGLFLQVGQDIAKDYPDITFNDMIVDNTAMQMVMRPETFDIIVTTNLFGDILSDLASGLVGGLGVTGSANTGDKHAIFEAVHGSAPDIAGKGMANPTALLLSALMMLEHIGELDSAQQIRKALYRTLPDKEVITADLGGEGSTSKFTNAVVSQLKKITGSE, encoded by the coding sequence ATGCATAATATTGTTCTTATCAAAGGAGACGGTATCGGACCGGAAATCACGGAATCGGTTCTGAAAATACTGGAAGCCGCAAAGATTGAGATAAACTGGATTCCCGCATCAGCAGGTATGGAGGCTTATGAATCTTCCGGAAACCCCCTTCCCGATGAAACCGTAGCCCTGATTGACAAGCACAAAATTGCCCTAAAAGGACCGCTGACAACACCGGTGGGCAGCGGGTTTCGTTCCGTAAATGTCGCCCTTCGTCAGCGTTTCCACCTTTTTTGCAATATGCGTCCGGCCAGAACGCTTCCGGGAGTACCCAGCCGGTTCGGCAATGTGGACCTCATCACGTTTCGTGAAAATACCCAGGGGATGTACATCGGCCAGGAACGATATGTCGAAGGCGACCAGAACCGTGCCGAGTCCATTGCCGTAATCACAAGAGAAGCCAGCGAACGCATCATACGCTCGGCATTCGAGTACGCCCGGAAATACCGGCGCCGGAAAGTAACACTGGTGCACAAGGCCAATATCCTGAAATACACTACCGGGCTCTTCCTGCAGGTGGGCCAGGATATTGCAAAAGACTACCCGGATATCACCTTTAATGACATGATCGTGGATAACACCGCGATGCAGATGGTAATGCGTCCCGAAACATTTGATATCATCGTGACAACCAATTTGTTCGGGGATATTCTGTCCGATCTGGCCTCCGGCCTGGTAGGAGGACTCGGTGTCACCGGGTCGGCCAATACCGGTGACAAACACGCAATTTTTGAGGCCGTCCACGGGTCAGCACCCGATATTGCCGGAAAAGGCATGGCCAATCCCACAGCCCTCCTGCTTTCTGCTCTGATGATGCTCGAGCACATCGGCGAACTTGACAGTGCACAGCAGATACGCAAAGCCCTTTACCGCACGCTGCCGGACAAGGAGGTAATCACTGCCGACCTTGGGGGCGAGGGCAGCACCTCAAAATTCACCAATGCTGTGGTGAGTCAGCTGAAAAAGATCACAGGGAGTGAATAA
- a CDS encoding fasciclin domain-containing protein: MKSMKSKIFASGLALLITGLLLFQPEAKAQVETGENIMTSAAQFGQIQYFRTLIEEVGLDDKLNEDGPFTVFAPTDEAFNEIPEAELQELLESPDDLREVLLAHIAEGAYQAEDMADRDDLTMVNGVELNVDQHEGGISVGDALMVAADIVATNGVIHAVDKVILPE; encoded by the coding sequence ATGAAAAGCATGAAATCTAAGATATTCGCAAGCGGTCTCGCACTTTTGATTACGGGATTACTGCTATTTCAGCCCGAGGCAAAGGCACAGGTTGAGACCGGTGAAAATATTATGACATCTGCTGCTCAGTTCGGGCAGATTCAGTATTTCCGCACACTCATCGAAGAAGTCGGTCTGGATGACAAACTCAATGAGGACGGCCCGTTTACGGTTTTCGCACCAACCGATGAAGCTTTTAATGAAATACCGGAAGCAGAATTGCAGGAACTGCTTGAGAGTCCTGATGATCTCCGTGAGGTACTACTGGCCCACATTGCCGAAGGTGCCTATCAGGCTGAAGACATGGCTGACAGGGATGATCTGACCATGGTTAACGGAGTTGAACTGAATGTGGATCAGCACGAAGGCGGTATCTCTGTAGGCGATGCCCTTATGGTAGCCGCTGATATTGTTGCAACCAACGGAGTTATTCATGCCGTTGACAAAGTGATACTTCCGGAATAA
- a CDS encoding PP2C family protein-serine/threonine phosphatase has protein sequence MKHSHPASHIPHIAENREVIDSSRSFLEDSGFDTGPLEPFAVFKTNETLLDEQISHFGKRSLNDFIKNGFLRFIPTWYYEVFWITDDPAEDTELTMTGFRHPGGPPLLRTVHAPDGAVQQLEISDKKAGEHITGVPAESGRHVPGFQEIDPDAIIPGASLSEQPGADFLKSLIRNTVWDTGLIAPDSMYLHEAHGEQVHRVRMSLKSEIFSHTPTITVTYSQDGQLLGIDQNVSLSGFDGINQAEYADFIRVLFYIAGLLLLLSVFFRRLFHRLIDLKASTTYASMVAGLALFHIVFLLLQDPALFQIDQPLLSVISFLVILLFLAALTGGMAFLLSGLGESVSREVWPEKITSLSLLRLGYFKSRRAGLSVYTGISAAMIILGLAAVMYTLVDRSFLNPMNEQFFYTESYLFSVWHVAASGLFWMFIISAGLYACLVSWLALNFPSRIFLLIAGSIGLALMTSFYVSTPGSPMVLLFWLIPGLAFTYVFLKYDLLALMTSVFFFIALWAVTDGLMVSGSPDIWLAWSVPGLMILILATGWYVAEYGNNNEQIAGLTPAYIEEIAREQRVERELEIARQVHQSFLPVHLPTVSGIEVAAHCKAAFDVGGDYYDVIKVDDHRLAFVIGDVSGKGIQAAFFMTMVKGIVQSLVKEIPEPIPLLTRMNRLFYDNARRGSFISVCYALADVRDGTVRYARAGHNPGILIRPDQKSVSLIRSRGIAIGLTRNSAFEQEVTEEKITMKPGDGLIFYTDGVTEAVNAGKEMYGDDRLLASIKKNLEQPPGALLKTIDASVTRFTGSQSPDDDMTLLIMRYNGS, from the coding sequence ATGAAACATTCGCACCCGGCTTCGCACATCCCCCACATTGCTGAAAACCGGGAGGTTATTGACTCATCACGGTCATTTCTTGAGGATTCCGGATTCGATACCGGTCCGCTCGAACCGTTTGCAGTTTTTAAAACCAACGAAACACTTCTTGATGAGCAGATATCCCATTTCGGAAAACGCTCCCTCAATGATTTTATCAAAAACGGATTCCTGAGATTTATTCCGACCTGGTACTATGAGGTATTCTGGATTACCGATGATCCTGCTGAAGATACGGAACTGACCATGACAGGATTTCGGCATCCGGGCGGTCCGCCTCTTCTGCGAACAGTACATGCGCCGGACGGGGCTGTTCAGCAACTGGAAATATCGGACAAAAAAGCCGGGGAACATATTACCGGGGTGCCGGCAGAATCCGGACGGCATGTCCCTGGCTTTCAGGAAATTGACCCGGATGCAATCATACCGGGAGCCTCGCTTTCCGAACAGCCCGGAGCAGATTTTCTGAAGTCCCTTATACGAAATACCGTGTGGGATACCGGTCTGATAGCACCGGACTCCATGTACCTCCACGAAGCGCACGGAGAGCAGGTACACAGGGTGCGCATGTCTCTGAAATCGGAAATTTTTTCACACACACCCACCATAACGGTCACATACTCGCAAGACGGACAATTGCTGGGTATCGATCAGAATGTCAGCCTCAGCGGCTTTGACGGGATAAATCAGGCCGAGTATGCGGACTTCATCAGGGTTCTGTTTTACATTGCCGGACTGCTGCTTCTGCTTTCCGTTTTTTTCCGCCGCCTGTTTCATCGTCTGATTGATTTAAAGGCTTCCACGACATATGCTTCCATGGTGGCAGGACTTGCACTGTTCCACATAGTTTTTCTTCTTCTGCAGGATCCGGCCCTGTTTCAGATAGATCAGCCCTTGTTGTCTGTAATATCCTTTTTGGTGATCCTGCTGTTTCTTGCCGCGCTGACCGGAGGCATGGCCTTCCTGCTTTCTGGACTTGGTGAATCCGTCAGCCGCGAAGTCTGGCCCGAAAAAATCACCAGCCTGTCCCTGCTGAGGCTGGGTTATTTCAAGAGCAGGCGTGCCGGACTTTCCGTTTATACCGGCATTTCTGCAGCCATGATCATTCTTGGCCTTGCTGCCGTGATGTACACACTCGTTGACCGCAGCTTCCTGAATCCCATGAACGAACAGTTCTTTTACACTGAGAGCTACCTCTTTTCAGTCTGGCATGTGGCCGCATCAGGGCTTTTCTGGATGTTTATCATTTCTGCAGGGCTGTACGCCTGTTTGGTTTCCTGGCTGGCACTCAACTTCCCGTCCCGTATATTTCTGCTGATCGCCGGCAGTATTGGTCTGGCCCTTATGACCTCTTTTTACGTATCGACTCCGGGTTCGCCGATGGTACTGCTTTTCTGGCTCATTCCCGGCCTGGCATTCACGTACGTCTTCCTCAAGTATGACCTGCTTGCACTCATGACATCGGTTTTCTTTTTTATTGCCTTGTGGGCTGTTACGGATGGGCTGATGGTATCGGGTTCACCGGATATTTGGCTTGCCTGGTCCGTTCCCGGACTGATGATCCTGATTCTTGCCACCGGATGGTATGTTGCCGAATACGGCAATAATAACGAACAGATTGCCGGACTTACTCCGGCTTATATTGAAGAAATTGCCCGTGAGCAGCGGGTTGAGCGTGAACTTGAAATTGCCCGTCAGGTGCACCAGTCCTTTCTGCCCGTTCATCTTCCGACTGTTTCCGGAATTGAAGTTGCAGCCCACTGCAAGGCTGCGTTTGATGTCGGCGGCGATTATTATGATGTCATCAAAGTTGACGATCACCGGCTTGCTTTTGTCATTGGCGATGTCAGCGGCAAGGGTATTCAGGCTGCCTTTTTTATGACCATGGTCAAGGGCATTGTGCAAAGTCTGGTAAAAGAAATACCGGAACCCATCCCGCTGCTGACCCGTATGAACCGGCTGTTTTATGACAATGCCCGGCGCGGCAGTTTTATCTCCGTCTGCTATGCACTTGCCGATGTTCGTGACGGGACTGTCCGGTATGCCAGAGCGGGGCACAATCCCGGAATTCTCATACGTCCGGACCAGAAGAGCGTGTCACTGATCCGGTCTCGGGGCATTGCAATTGGCCTGACACGCAACTCAGCTTTTGAGCAGGAAGTGACCGAGGAAAAGATCACCATGAAACCGGGGGACGGTCTGATTTTCTATACCGACGGCGTAACCGAAGCAGTCAATGCGGGCAAAGAAATGTATGGTGACGACCGGCTTTTAGCTTCCATAAAAAAGAACCTGGAACAGCCTCCTGGCGCACTGCTGAAGACAATTGATGCCTCGGTAACCAGGTTTACCGGCAGCCAGTCTCCCGATGATGACATGACACTGCTTATCATGCGTTACAATGGCTCTTGA
- a CDS encoding ATP-binding protein, protein MNIQKNAQNRMDQASNEIRNRLVREKSPDMNAILHLLGKSVSADRICVCLFPLESDHNNSTRELYHWESGSWKSKNSSNKPEDFEWWNDSVFDGEHVLCEDTAKLQPGEGPDVTMVRAAGVRSLAAYPFRSEETGYTGIIELNWVEPDFGGTDPDLNALAMIVEMVSSHIIRSQAEEKLRRSESRFRSLIQKSSDIVAVLGLDRKFMYVSPSVKKVLGYEEDELLQSDAFSFIHEQDLPDVEKAFDQVRQKPESDIIAEYRFQHKKGHWVYLESVGYDMTDDPDLGGIVINSRDISDRKKAQQQLIKARDLAEDINRVKTALLANMSHEMRTPLTGILGFASILESDIEDPEHRKMAGRIQSSGRRLLETIESILDLARLEAEQVDIHPEEVNIIDEVSRAMDMHIRTAEHKGLSFEVKSEFDRLPVHVDRQLFNRVLYNLLSNAFKYTDRGKVSVIVSVADDQYGKWLQVDVKDTGVGIEKEFLPKAFEEFQQESTGFSRKFEGTGLGLTISRRLVEIMGGTITAESEKNKGSTFTIRLPYKDSIQIQRDIAEKVPAEPQEDPARPRILLVEDDFDSSDITSLYLGSKYDVSAVDTGERALEILRQHTFDLVIMDISLGTGMDGVDTLKAMKNNPVLAKIPAIALTAHALSGDEEYYLSQGFTGYLAKPFKKNELMKLVGQYV, encoded by the coding sequence ATGAATATCCAAAAAAACGCACAGAATCGGATGGACCAGGCCAGCAATGAGATTCGGAACCGTCTGGTCCGGGAGAAAAGTCCGGACATGAATGCCATACTGCACCTGCTTGGCAAATCCGTGTCCGCCGACAGGATTTGCGTATGCCTCTTTCCGCTTGAAAGTGACCATAATAACAGCACCAGAGAGCTTTACCATTGGGAGTCCGGTTCCTGGAAAAGCAAAAACAGCAGTAATAAACCTGAGGACTTTGAGTGGTGGAATGATTCGGTTTTTGACGGAGAGCACGTATTGTGCGAGGACACGGCGAAACTGCAGCCCGGTGAAGGGCCGGACGTGACCATGGTCAGGGCCGCTGGTGTGCGGTCACTTGCAGCATATCCTTTTCGTTCGGAGGAAACCGGATACACGGGTATTATTGAACTGAACTGGGTGGAACCGGATTTTGGCGGCACGGATCCGGATCTGAATGCACTGGCCATGATCGTTGAAATGGTCTCGTCGCACATCATCCGGTCCCAGGCGGAGGAGAAGCTTCGGAGGAGTGAAAGCCGTTTTCGAAGCCTGATTCAGAAAAGCTCGGATATCGTAGCAGTTCTGGGACTTGACCGGAAATTCATGTACGTCAGCCCGTCGGTGAAGAAAGTCCTGGGCTACGAAGAAGATGAGCTGCTTCAGTCCGATGCGTTTTCCTTCATTCATGAACAGGATCTGCCGGATGTTGAAAAAGCTTTTGATCAGGTCAGGCAGAAACCTGAAAGCGATATTATTGCTGAATACCGTTTTCAGCACAAAAAAGGGCACTGGGTCTATCTGGAATCGGTGGGATATGATATGACGGATGATCCCGATCTGGGAGGGATCGTTATAAACTCAAGGGACATCAGTGATCGCAAAAAAGCCCAGCAGCAATTGATCAAGGCCAGGGATCTTGCCGAAGATATTAACCGGGTCAAAACGGCCCTTCTGGCCAACATGAGCCATGAGATGCGCACACCACTTACCGGAATTCTGGGCTTCGCCAGCATTCTGGAGTCAGACATTGAAGACCCGGAGCATCGGAAAATGGCGGGAAGAATTCAAAGCAGCGGCCGGCGGCTGCTTGAAACCATTGAATCGATCCTGGACCTTGCCCGGCTGGAAGCCGAACAGGTGGATATCCATCCCGAGGAGGTCAATATCATTGATGAGGTCTCCCGTGCGATGGACATGCACATACGAACTGCGGAACACAAAGGACTTTCTTTTGAAGTGAAAAGCGAATTTGATCGGTTGCCGGTGCATGTCGACCGTCAGCTGTTCAACAGGGTGCTTTACAATCTGCTCTCCAATGCATTCAAATACACCGATCGGGGCAAAGTTTCGGTCATCGTTTCCGTTGCTGATGATCAATACGGCAAATGGCTTCAGGTGGATGTCAAGGATACCGGAGTGGGGATAGAAAAAGAGTTTCTGCCCAAAGCGTTTGAGGAGTTTCAGCAGGAAAGCACCGGGTTTTCCCGCAAATTTGAAGGTACCGGCCTGGGTCTCACCATTTCAAGACGTCTGGTGGAGATCATGGGCGGCACCATTACCGCAGAAAGTGAGAAGAACAAGGGCTCCACGTTCACAATTCGCCTTCCTTACAAAGACAGTATCCAGATCCAGAGGGATATTGCGGAAAAGGTTCCCGCAGAGCCGCAGGAAGATCCTGCACGGCCCCGTATTTTGCTGGTTGAGGATGATTTTGACAGCTCCGACATCACCAGTCTTTACCTTGGAAGCAAGTATGATGTTTCGGCGGTGGATACGGGTGAGCGTGCACTTGAAATACTCCGGCAGCATACCTTTGATCTTGTGATCATGGATATCAGTCTGGGTACGGGCATGGACGGAGTGGATACACTCAAAGCTATGAAGAACAACCCCGTCCTTGCGAAAATCCCGGCCATTGCACTGACCGCCCACGCGCTTAGCGGAGATGAAGAATATTATCTCTCACAGGGATTTACGGGATACCTTGCAAAGCCGTTCAAGAAGAACGAGCTGATGAAGCTGGTGGGGCAGTACGTCTGA
- the mgtE gene encoding magnesium transporter, which translates to MINKQLIMPEISELIKKKKWSELRESVEDWPIPEIADLMQTLEKQDRVVFFRILPRHMSAAVFSHFEPEQQNSLLVELTDDETRQLLSNLAPDDRTALLDELPAQVTQQLLSLLSPQDLKEARSLLGYPEESAGRLMTPDYLSVRPHWTIGQALDHIRKMGRQSETINVIYVTDPGGKLLDALDLQLFILSNPDKKVEEIMDDTFISIPAFADREEAVQTVQKYDKTVLPVVDSEGMLLGIVTIDDLLDVAEEEATEDFQKGAAVAPLRTSYREATIWDLFSKRISWLIILVFVNLVSSGVIEAFEEVLASAIALAFFIPLLIDSGGNAGAQSATLMVRAIAIGDIKLRQWLQTVGKEVLVGIALGVAMGAASWALGLYRGGAEIGIVVGLSMVLIVLVANIIGTLLPFLLTRLNIDPAVASSPLITTIVDAAGLLIYFSIASLVIGVTM; encoded by the coding sequence ATGATCAACAAGCAATTGATAATGCCGGAGATTTCCGAGCTCATAAAAAAGAAAAAATGGTCTGAACTTCGTGAATCCGTAGAGGATTGGCCGATTCCCGAAATTGCTGATCTGATGCAGACGCTGGAAAAACAGGACCGGGTAGTATTTTTCCGCATCCTCCCCCGGCACATGAGTGCCGCGGTTTTTTCCCATTTTGAGCCCGAACAGCAGAATTCGCTGCTGGTGGAACTTACGGACGATGAAACCCGCCAGCTGCTCTCCAACCTGGCACCCGATGACCGGACGGCTCTGCTGGATGAACTTCCGGCACAGGTGACTCAGCAGCTGCTCAGCCTTCTGAGTCCCCAGGATCTGAAAGAGGCGCGTTCGCTGCTTGGCTATCCCGAAGAGAGTGCCGGACGTCTGATGACACCGGACTACCTCTCCGTCCGCCCGCACTGGACTATCGGACAGGCGCTGGATCACATCAGAAAAATGGGTCGGCAAAGCGAGACCATCAACGTCATTTATGTTACCGATCCGGGAGGTAAACTGCTTGATGCTCTTGACCTGCAGCTGTTCATCCTGTCCAACCCGGACAAGAAGGTCGAGGAGATAATGGATGATACCTTCATCTCCATACCAGCGTTTGCAGACCGTGAAGAAGCCGTGCAGACCGTTCAGAAATATGACAAAACGGTGCTTCCGGTTGTCGATTCCGAAGGAATGCTGCTTGGAATCGTTACCATTGATGACCTTCTGGACGTAGCCGAAGAAGAGGCGACCGAGGATTTCCAGAAAGGTGCTGCGGTGGCTCCGCTGCGGACCAGCTACCGTGAAGCCACCATATGGGACCTGTTCAGCAAGCGTATCTCCTGGCTGATTATTCTTGTATTTGTCAACCTTGTGTCCTCCGGTGTGATTGAAGCTTTTGAAGAGGTTCTCGCTTCGGCCATCGCGCTGGCCTTTTTTATTCCGCTGCTTATTGACAGCGGCGGAAATGCAGGAGCTCAGTCGGCTACGCTTATGGTCCGGGCTATCGCCATCGGGGACATAAAACTCCGGCAATGGCTCCAGACTGTCGGAAAAGAGGTACTGGTTGGTATTGCCCTTGGAGTTGCCATGGGTGCGGCAAGCTGGGCGCTGGGATTGTATCGTGGCGGAGCGGAAATCGGTATTGTCGTCGGCTTGTCCATGGTCCTTATTGTACTGGTCGCCAATATTATCGGGACTCTGCTGCCCTTCCTGCTCACACGGCTTAATATTGACCCGGCCGTGGCAAGCAGTCCGCTGATTACCACTATTGTTGATGCGGCGGGTCTGCTGATATACTTCAGCATCGCCAGCCTGGTCATTGGTGTCACTATGTAG
- a CDS encoding SDR family NAD(P)-dependent oxidoreductase — MEKKNNQAKKAVIIGASSGIGAALAIELSKKGYILGLTARRMGVMEKEIQPELVSPSYLSYMDVSDIESSISALHDLIKKMGGIDLMVINAGVSGSSSNMEREAAEQLIRINVLGFAAMLHEAYRIFQKQGHGHIAGISSIASLLPHPNGSAYNASKAFVSNYLDSMRLRIKRRGENVTITDVMPGYILTPMTEENKRMFWVASAEKAARQIARDIIKKKPISYVSRRWRLIAYLLSLMPRPLLYRIF; from the coding sequence TTGGAAAAGAAAAACAATCAGGCGAAAAAAGCAGTAATAATTGGTGCAAGTTCGGGGATTGGTGCCGCGCTTGCTATAGAGTTATCCAAAAAAGGGTATATCCTGGGACTGACGGCACGCAGAATGGGGGTTATGGAAAAGGAAATCCAGCCCGAACTTGTCTCCCCGTCCTATTTAAGCTACATGGATGTCTCGGACATCGAATCATCCATTTCTGCTCTTCATGATTTAATTAAAAAGATGGGTGGTATTGACCTGATGGTCATCAATGCCGGGGTCTCCGGAAGTTCGTCCAACATGGAACGGGAGGCGGCCGAACAACTCATCCGGATCAATGTCCTGGGTTTTGCCGCCATGCTCCACGAGGCATACCGTATTTTTCAGAAACAGGGACACGGACACATCGCCGGAATCTCGTCCATCGCTTCACTGCTGCCCCATCCGAACGGTTCGGCTTATAATGCCTCAAAGGCATTTGTATCCAATTATCTCGACAGCATGCGTCTGCGGATCAAAAGAAGGGGCGAAAACGTGACCATAACCGATGTAATGCCCGGTTACATCCTCACCCCCATGACCGAGGAAAACAAGCGCATGTTCTGGGTGGCAAGCGCTGAAAAAGCTGCCCGGCAGATCGCCCGGGATATCATCAAAAAGAAACCGATCAGCTACGTTTCCCGCCGCTGGCGGCTTATTGCCTACCTTCTCTCGCTCATGCCCAGGCCGCTGCTGTACCGGATTTTTTAG
- a CDS encoding DUF6580 family putative transport protein, with protein MNKYRITVLLVLIIAALAIRFMPQPPNFTPVAALALFSGVFFRDRFAAMLAPLAVMMISDLFLGWHNTIPFVYLSFILMVLIGRAIRPKVSVGYVAGGGITGAMLFFIITNFGVWLAGSMYPKTIEGLAAAYIAAIPFLHYMVISTLMYSAILFGVFIWAEKYFPVIREEHGHIKV; from the coding sequence ATGAACAAATACCGGATAACCGTCCTACTTGTACTCATTATCGCAGCTTTGGCTATTCGTTTCATGCCTCAGCCTCCCAATTTCACACCCGTTGCAGCGCTGGCACTTTTTTCCGGTGTCTTCTTCCGTGACCGGTTTGCCGCCATGCTTGCACCGCTTGCCGTAATGATGATATCCGACCTTTTTCTCGGGTGGCACAACACCATCCCCTTCGTATATCTCTCATTCATACTGATGGTGCTGATCGGGCGGGCCATACGTCCAAAAGTATCTGTCGGATACGTAGCAGGCGGCGGAATAACCGGTGCCATGCTCTTTTTTATCATTACCAATTTCGGAGTATGGCTTGCAGGATCCATGTATCCGAAAACAATCGAGGGGCTTGCCGCGGCATATATCGCGGCCATACCATTTCTGCACTATATGGTCATCAGTACACTGATGTACAGTGCGATCCTGTTTGGAGTCTTTATCTGGGCTGAAAAATATTTCCCTGTCATACGGGAGGAGCACGGGCATATCAAAGTTTGA
- a CDS encoding DUF4168 domain-containing protein, which yields MSYQWIAGSMAALLLIFAAGTVQAQFEQAPQQPEAATDVSDEELQVFVDASMKAQQIQTESQMEMIAIVEEEGLEVETYNEILQGMQMGQEPEELEVSSSDVAKFEKASEQIGEIEQEMEQELITAIEDEGMDLDRYQEIFTAIQADPELQQKMQQMIQEAQMQQGGQQQPGGF from the coding sequence ATGAGTTATCAATGGATTGCCGGAAGTATGGCAGCATTGCTTTTGATTTTTGCAGCAGGAACGGTTCAGGCGCAGTTTGAGCAGGCTCCCCAGCAGCCTGAAGCTGCAACCGATGTTTCAGATGAAGAGTTGCAGGTCTTTGTAGATGCTTCCATGAAGGCACAGCAGATTCAAACCGAGTCACAGATGGAAATGATCGCCATTGTCGAAGAGGAAGGACTCGAAGTGGAAACCTACAACGAGATTCTCCAGGGCATGCAGATGGGTCAGGAACCCGAAGAGCTGGAAGTCTCCTCCTCCGATGTCGCCAAGTTTGAGAAAGCTTCGGAACAAATCGGTGAAATCGAGCAGGAAATGGAGCAGGAGCTCATTACTGCCATCGAGGATGAAGGCATGGATCTTGACCGGTATCAGGAAATCTTCACCGCCATCCAGGCTGATCCCGAGTTGCAGCAAAAAATGCAGCAAATGATTCAGGAAGCCCAGATGCAGCAGGGCGGACAGCAGCAGCCCGGCGGATTCTGA
- a CDS encoding DNA-3-methyladenine glycosylase, which produces MSQIDTNSKLPRSFYLSDDVVALARNLLGCRLWSRHEDNVTAGIIVETEAYDGLTDRATHAFGGRRTPRTEIFYHSGGCAYTYLCYGIHTLFNIITGPEEVPQAILIRALKPVYGIKTILERRNQTSLKRNTAGGPGLVSQALGITREDYGVPLDGDRIWLTPAKSEDLPDKRGILATPRVGIDYAGDDARLPWRFRIANSGWTSPAK; this is translated from the coding sequence ATGTCACAAATCGACACCAACAGCAAACTGCCAAGATCATTTTATCTGTCGGATGATGTCGTTGCCCTGGCCAGGAATCTGCTGGGATGCCGGTTGTGGTCGCGGCATGAAGACAATGTAACGGCCGGCATCATTGTCGAAACAGAGGCTTATGACGGGCTGACCGACCGCGCAACACATGCGTTCGGCGGGCGGCGTACCCCGCGTACGGAAATTTTCTATCATTCCGGAGGCTGTGCGTATACCTATCTGTGCTATGGCATCCACACCCTGTTTAATATTATCACAGGTCCGGAAGAGGTTCCGCAGGCTATCCTTATCAGAGCACTGAAGCCGGTGTACGGTATAAAAACCATCCTTGAAAGGCGGAACCAGACTTCCCTCAAGCGCAACACTGCGGGTGGTCCGGGTCTGGTCAGTCAGGCACTCGGCATCACGCGTGAGGATTACGGGGTGCCGCTTGACGGAGACAGAATCTGGCTGACACCGGCAAAGAGCGAAGATCTTCCGGATAAAAGAGGCATCCTGGCCACTCCCCGTGTCGGTATCGATTATGCCGGTGATGACGCCCGTCTTCCGTGGCGGTTCCGGATTGCAAACTCCGGCTGGACCAGTCCGGCCAAATAG